A DNA window from Drosophila pseudoobscura strain MV-25-SWS-2005 chromosome 2, UCI_Dpse_MV25, whole genome shotgun sequence contains the following coding sequences:
- the LOC4802977 gene encoding arrestin domain-containing protein 3 produces the protein MTVTCEIEFDNNPHGTYFGGQVLTGRVTLKLDKVKLVKAVTLNINGYSETRWRERTTGSTRRRRAQHTFYGREDYIASKTFLVGSNLSSQCSIEPGIHVYNFACQIPTECPSSFEGTHGCVRYMTNVTLVRPWKFDQNYTRCFTVLKVMDLNFDSPLLRVPAHSETSKTYCCWPCTSDPLALQLTLPQTGFVPGQNVPLSVLVTNDSHIPVEQLMVTLVMLVTYHSKPPSMPNSTFERFTLSTVKGDPVSRNCKKLFNYELRVPATPPTCFNLCGIIQIAYQVEVEAQVKGCHTNEQVSVPLTIGSVPLSQHVHIQPRGMPQQPLDVQGLASAPPVDPASPWAVDDSIPPPNYQEAIHMRSAASTSKTDDPDDDLEPVPPNTLNPDGSVYKPLYPVFDIPSPTAPPPSDWTQNYMAERAFVNPAADTDKDKGTWL, from the exons ATGACTGTAACCTGTGAAATCGAGTTCGATAACAATCCCCATGGCACGTATTTTGGGGGCCAAGTACTGACGGGAAGGGTTACTTTGAAATTGGACAAAGTGAAGTTGGTGAAAG CCGTCacattaaatataaatggtTATTCGGAGACCCGATGGCGCGAGAGGACAACAGGTAGTACAAGGAGACGCAGGGCACAACACACATTCTATGGTCGGGAGGATTATATAGCATCTAAAACCTTCCTAGTGGGTTCCAACTTGAGCA GCCAATGCTCTATTGAACCGGGCATACACGTCTACAACTTTGCCTGTCAGATCCCCACAGAGTGTCCCTCCTCCTTTGAGGGCACCCATGGATGCGTTCGCTACATGACGAATGTCACCCTCGTGCGACCCTGGAAGTTCGATCAGAACTATACGCGCTGCTTCACTGTACTCAAAGTGATGGACCTGAACTTTGACAGTCCCCTGCTGAGGGTGCCCGCTCACAGTGAGACCTCGAAGAcctactgctgctggccctGTACCTCGGATCCGCTGGCTCTGCAGCTGACTCTGCCCCAGACAGGCTTTGTGCCCGGACAGAATGTACCCCTGAGCGTGCTGGTGACCAACGACAGTCACATTCCTGTGGAGCAACTGATGGTCACCCTCGTCATGTTGGTCACGTATCACAGCAAGCCACCATCGATGCCGAACTCCACTTTCGAGAGGTTCACCCTGAGCACCGTCAAGGGGGATCCCGTGTCAAGGAACTGCAAGAAGCTGTTCAACTATGAGCTGAGGGTGCCTGCCACCCCACCAACGTGCTTCAATCTGTGCGGCATCATACAGATTGCCTAccaggtggaggtggaggcacAGGTCAAGGGATGCCACACCAACGAGCAGGTCAGCGTTCCGTTGACCATTGGCAGTGTGCCCTTGTCCCAGCACGTTCACATTCAGCCCCGTGGCATGCCACAACAACCGCTTGATGTTCAGGGATTGGCCTCCGCTCCGCCAGTAGATCCCGCCAGTCCCTGGGCTGTGGATGATAGCATAC CTCCTCCCAACTATCAGGAGGCCATTCATATGCGATCTGCCGCTTCTACCAGTAAGACAGACGACCCAGACGACGACCTAGAGCCAGTACCACCAAATACTCTCAATCCCGATGGCAGCGTCTACAAGCCGCTCTATCCGGTCTTCGATATACCAAGTCCCACGGCGCCGCCTCCATCCGACTGGACTCAGAACTATATGGCCGAAAGGGCCTTTGTGAATCCAGCTGCGGATACAGACAAGGATAAGGGAACTTGGCTGTGA
- the LOC4802973 gene encoding arrestin domain-containing protein 17, whose protein sequence is MVVTCEISFDNNRFGTFYAGQLVGGCATLKSDKPKEVQAVLLKVVGYSITKWSEKSLGSTKQYAGREDYLSYNTYLVGSEQNNNRHTIQAGVHNYNFSCQLPYQCPSSFEGRYGCIRYIVKVLLIRPWKYDQAYTTGFTVLKMMDLNFETPQLRLAAHSEGYRTFCCGPCKTDPLKLELNLPQAGYVPGQKIPVTVVVVNNSSVAVSELRLSLVMLVRYFSLSPEHARVERIIISRAKGDAVLKQCTRSLTIGLPVPSTPPTCVELSNLIQIAYQVEVVALVKSLREEQLMIMPVTIGTMPLAVSGIVVQQPIRRSARYDGPADELPVVTALGSVPNDLTPSQGDIYAPKYEESRHTPRGNINEEEIHAFGINEFAPLYPVYSIPSPPPNLSANATNAGFVNQSFEK, encoded by the exons ATGGTTGTTACGTGTGAGATCAGCTTCGATAATAATAGATTCGGCACTTTCTATGCCGGACAGCTGGTGGGTGGCTGTGCGACTCTCAAGTCCGACAAACCAAAGGAGGTTCAAG CTGTCTTGCTCAAGGTAGTCGGCTACTCCATCACCAAATGGAGTGAAAAGAGTCTGGGATCTACTAAGCAGTATGCGGGCAGAGAAGACTATCTATCATACAACACATATCTGGTGGGATCCGAGCAAA ACAACAACAGACACACCATACAGGCTGGGGTGCACAACTATAACTTTTCCTGCCAGCTGCCATACCAGTGCCCTTCGTCCTTTGAGGGTCGCTATGGCTGCATTCGCTATATAGTCAAAGTATTGCTCATTCGACCCTGGAAATACGATCAGGCCTATACCACGGGATTCACAGTGCTCAAGATGATGGATCTGAACTTTGAAACGCCACAGCTTCGG TTGGCGGCACACAGCGAGGGGTATCGCACCTTCTGCTGTGGTCCCTGCAAGACGGATCCCttgaagctggagctgaatCTGCCCCAGGCGGGATATGTGCCTGGGCAGAAGATCCCCGTCACCGTTGTGGTGGTGAACAACAGCAGTGTGGCCGTCTCCGAGCTCCGGCTCTCCCTGGTGATGCTCGTCCGCTACTTCAGCCTAAGTCCGGAACACGCACGCGTCGAACGCATTATCATCTCCAGAGCGAAAGGAGATGCCGTGCTGAAACAGTGCACCCGCTCCCTGACCATTGGCCTGCCCGTACCCTCCACGCCTCCCACCTGTGTGGAGCTAAGCAATCTCATCCAGATTGCCTACCAGGTGGAGGTGGTGGCGTTGGTCAAGAGCCTCCGCGAGGAGCAGCTGATGATCATGCCCGTGACGATTGGCACCATGCCTCTGGCCGTATCGGGGATTGTTGTCCAGCAGCCAATACGACGCAGTGCTCGCTATGACGGTCCTGCAGACGAGTTGCCTGTGGTCACGGCCCTGGGGAGTGTGCCCAACGATTTGACACCCAGTCAAGGGGATATAT ATGCTCCCAAATATGAGGAGTCCCGTCACACGCCCCGCGGAAATATCAATGAGGAGGAGATCCATGCGTTTGGCATCAACGAATTTGCACCCCTTTATCCCGTTTACAGCATACCAAGTCCCCCGCCAAATCTCTCAGCGAATGCGACCAATGCAGGTTTCGTCAATCAGAGTTTTGAAAAGTAA
- the LOC4802970 gene encoding uncharacterized protein, which translates to MSFDEFDRRASHRDSLKSTKSLASILRGHTIPVRRGTHVSPARVSGLKAEVAESLTKSMSTIFRQSTMNMRYADTTLLDLEDWVLHPRKFDDDVDVSQHPSYNIMSFSYDLNCYVRYLEAKEKYDKHFHDEMQYFIDTQDRAINQFVLRRILCYNSRWPPLHSKREINRFVTKFFQLTPKQKDRLHYLMKTDLSSGS; encoded by the exons ATGTCGTTTGACGAATTTGATCGTAGGGCCTCCCATCGCGACAGCCTGAAGTCAACCAAGTCGTTGGCCTCCATCCTGCGAGGACACACAATACCAGTGAGACGAGGAACCCACGTGTCTCCGGCCCGTGTCTCCGGCTTGAAAGCGGAGGTCGCGGAGTCGCTCACCAAATCCATGTCCACTATATTCAGGCAGAGCACTATGAATATGCGGTATGCGGACACCACTCTTCTGGACCTCGAAGATTGGGTGCTGCATCCAAGAAAATTCGACGACGATGTGGATGTCAGTCAACACCCCAGCTACAATATTATGTCGTTCTCCTA CGATCTGAATTGCTATGTGAGGTATCTGGAGGCCAAGGAAAAGTACGACAAGCATTTCCACGATGAAATGCAGTACTTCATAGACACTCAAGACAGGGCCATCAATCAGTTTGTCCTGAGGCG CATCTTGTGCTACAATAGTCGTTGGCCGCCACTGCACTCAAAACGGGAAATAAACCGATTCGTTACAAAGTTCTTTCAGCTGACACCCAAGCAAAAGGATCGTCTGCACTATCTCATGAAAACCGATCTGAGTTCGGGATCGTAG
- the LOC6897876 gene encoding arrestin domain-containing protein 17, with protein sequence MGIICQILFHNNTHGVYYAGQTIFGQVTLSTDTLKQVKAIFLKVRGFAETHWTESRTDSNNKSSSESYNGFEKYMSSKVYLFGSSTSAESPFEPGTRTYQFACKIPDHCPSSFEGNIGRISYRIGINIVKSWNYDSLFSRSFTVLQTKDLFGYNSVDHVPVQAKSEKTFGFWPFKSDPLSLELMLPQSIFVPGQTVPLCVLVGNESSIKVHELKVSLAMIVTYYSDLSSGQNMERFSVVKMKADGVLRNSRKQFEFQLQVPSTPPTCFHLCRIIKISYQIEVVAKVKGMHVNATLNVPVTICGAPLSAQIRQTLQQEKVDEDKPLVPDPAALTLIPSDGQQFVEGGAGPTAPDSPWEDDPSIPPPSYSEAMHVQKDAEKSKLMPADTDPSGGLPYKPLYPVFDLTTPAKEKQEAQAGYVEEKKEDLSGYSEENKK encoded by the exons ATGGGGATAATTTGTCAAATTCTATTTCATAACAATACCCATGGGGTTTACTATGCCGGACAAACGATTTTTGGCCAGGTGACACTCAGCACGGACACATTGAAACAAGTCAAGG CCATTTTCCTAAAGGTCAGAGGATTTGCCGAGACCCATTGGACGGAGAGCCGAACGGATTCGAATAACAAATCCTCTTCGGAATCGTACAATGGATTTGAAAAGTATATGTCCAGCAAGGTCTATCTCTTTGGTTCGAGTACCAGCGCTG AATCTCCCTTTGAGCCGGGGACAAGGACATACCAGTTTGCTTGTAAAATACCCGACCATTGTCCCTCTTCGTTCGAGGGAAACATTGGTCGTATTAGCTATAGGATCGGCATCAATATCGTGAAATCCTGGAATTACGATAGTTTGTTCTCTCGTAGTTTCACTGTGCTGCAAACGAAGGACTTGTTCGGCTACAATTCTGTTGATCAT GTTCCAGTGCAGGCAAAGTCCGAAAAAACCTTTGGTTTCTGGCCCTTCAAATCGGATCCTTTGAGCCTGGAGCTAATGCTGCCCCAATCGATCTTTGTGCCGGGCCAAACGGTGCCCTTGTGTGTCCTGGTGGGAAACGAGAGCAGCATCAAAGTGCACGAGCTAAAAGTGAGCCTGGCCATGATCGTCACTTACTATAGCGACCTGAGTAGTGGCCAAAATATGGAGCGTTTCTCAGTAGTCAAAATGAAAGCCGATGGGGTGTTGAGAAACTCCCGAAAGCAATTCGAGTTCCAGCTGCAAGTGCCCTCCACTCCGCCCACGTGCTTCCATCTGTGTCGCATTATCAAAATTTCCTACCAGATCGAAGTGGTGGCCAAAGTCAAGGGAATGCATGTGAATGCCACACTCAATGTGCCTGTGACTATCTGTGGTGCGCCTCTGTCGGCGCAGATACGGCAAACACTGCAACAGGAGAAGGTGGACGAGGACAAGCCCCTGGTGCCAGATCCAGCAGCCTTGACTTTGATTCCAAGCGATGGCCAACAATTTGTAGAAGGTGGTGCAGGTCCAACCGCTCCTGACAGTCCCTGGGAAGATGATCCCTCAATAC CTCCTCCTAGCTATTCAGAAGCCATGCACGTCCAGAAGGATGCAGAGAAGTCCAAGCTAATGCCAGCGGATACAGATCCATCGGGTGGATTGCCCTATAAGCCTTTATACCCTGTTTTTGACTTAACAACTCCAGCAAAGGAGAAGCAGGAAGCTCAGGCAGGATATGTTGAAGAGAAGAAGGAAGACCTCTCAGGATATTCCGAAGAGAACAAAAAGTGA